Below is a genomic region from Miscanthus floridulus cultivar M001 chromosome 1, ASM1932011v1, whole genome shotgun sequence.
CGCGATGGGCTGAAGAAGGTTTCATTGCCACTACATATGAACTAGAAAGGAGGGAAATCAAAAGATGCCATGTTGAGCATGAGGACCCTATTGTTAATTTGGTGAGGTTGCTGCTTTCCGGCAAAAGTTCACGCTCCTAGTCCTAGGTTGCTTCAGCGACCCTGGATTTCTTAGTTGCTGAATGCTAACTTTGCTATGAAGGGAAACATCTGCTCCTGTAAAACAATACAAATAGTAAGTAGAACAAACTAACAGGAAGAGCAATAATCAATCAGATACCTTAATGATGCAACGTTATCCATAAAAAAGGTAAACTAGGGAAAACAAGCATCTATTACCTATTTTACCGAAGCTTAAGTGCGTCTCCAAGACCAAAATTAGCATTACTTTGATGTCCCTTTCTTCCCAGAGGATTATCTCCCTTCTGCATCATTGCAACAAACTCATTGTAGTCGATCCGGCCATCCTGCAAAATATATGATGGATGAATTAGACAGATTGATTTTACCAATCTTAATTGGAATAGTAAATCTGGTCTACTTACATTGTCCTGATCGATGTCCCCAATAATATCCTCAAGTCGGGTATCCCCTATaccaaactcctcacatgccttttGGAGCTCATCTTGAGTtatgtaaccactgccatctttGTCAAAGTATGAGAAAGCAGCAAAGAGCTTATCCTCCTTTTCAACCTTGTTTATATGCAAAGTTGCAGCAATGAATTCCCCATAATCAATTGTGCCACTATTGTCGATATCCGCCTGATATTTTTATGAAATGTACTTCAACTGAGTTGCAGTCCATAAAGTGGAATGATGATCACCATCAGAAAATTGAAGTATCACTACTGTTTCGATAGACTTCCCAAAATAAATCTTGTATACTTGGTAACATGGTTAAGCTTTCCTTATAATGTGGTATTTTCTTTGTTCATCAAAACATGAGACAATGTTGAAGCTAATTGGATGTTCAAAAGTATGCAAGGttagaaaaaaaattaatgatCTTATTCTTGAACTTATTATTAACATTCGTTCATGGTTTATTTTGTAAATGAGAATTAGTGAAATAAAGTGGTCTGCCGACTAAAGTTCAAAGAACTGTAATGAACGGGAACCGATGTGGGGTGATCATCTTGGAATACTTACTGCTTCCATTAGAGCATTGATTTCTGAGTCCATTAAATTAGCACCAACTCTCTGCAAGCCAGTTTTTAGTTCCTCCATTGTGATATGACCACTGTTGTCAGTGTCAAGCATTTTGAACATTTCTTTTAATCCTGCAATTTCTTCCTCAGATAAACTCTCAGCAATAACCTACAAGCACAAAGAAGATGAACCACAAATAGCATCGGTATAATGCAGAGACAGACCATTGGTATTAGTACTCACCCTAAGGGCCATTTTCTTTAGTTTATTCATTGCAGAAAATTGTTTCAGCCGGCTTAGAACAGCGGAATCAAGAGGCTTGTCAGGAGCAACTCCATCAACACAAACCCAAGGGTGACCTATGAAAACCCAGGTCAATCACTATAGCCAATTTGGTTGAGATGAGGCTAAATAAACTAGGAAAGAATTATTTATTGAATTGGTATTGGTACATGCATTCATGCTACTCACATAAGGCTTCATGGgcagtcaatctcttctttggaTCACGAATAAGCATTTTCCTGACCAAATCCTTTGCACTCTCTGAGATGCTAGGCCAGGGCTCAGACGAAAAGTCCAAGTCACCTTTCAAAACTTGTTCAAATATCCCTTGTTCACTTTCTGCCCCAGAAACCAATAGAAAATTCAATTTAATGCCAACTGTCAATGTCATATAAAATTGCAATGCAATATTTCACTGAAATGGCTACATATAACCTCACCATCCCAGAATGGAGGGACTCCACTCAAAAGGATATAGATTATGACACCAGCACTCCAGACATCAACCTCACGGCCATAGTATTTTAGCAGAACCTCAGGTGCAACATAGTATGGGCTTCCAACGACATCTGTAAACATCTCGCCTGCACAAACAATTATCTTAGTCCAAATGGCATCAGAAGAATGCTATTTAGGAATTAGGACTGCATGTGGTAAAAAGAATGCGATAACATTCATACGATTGGTTTCCACCACCTCATATTTCCTTTAAAAAacagacataatctgctgctatTTCTATATGTAGGATTTTTGCTGAGCATAGAAGCCTGGTGTTAAATCACCTACTGTAAATCAATGTGTAAAATGGGTCTATGCTAACTTTCTAAGCCATGAATGTGGCTGAATGGGATTGAAGATAAGAACACAAGCCAACCTTATTAGGAACTTCATAAGTTTTGGGGTGATGCTCATCAACTGCAAATTGTAGTGATATTATAACGAGATTGAAGAAAATAAAACCAGTGCAGACTACTTGCTCAATGTAGTTCAGCAGCATAAGTGATCTCACAGCATGTTGATTGGTAAAAGTGACGTAACCATTGTGTGAAGTACATACACACACAAAACTATGCATGTATCAGTTGTCATCTACATTTTGTTATGACCACATGGTGGCCTCTTGCATGCACGACGACAGCAGTGCTATCCCTACATACGAAAATTCCCCCATTCTGTAACAACTGTTTGGCAATTGGCACCTCAGTTGCTAACTAAGTATTAGCTCCGCTGACAGGCTCACATTATATACTATACTAAAATAACTTCACAACCAGATAAAGCTGCATTGCTATACAAGGAATCGATGCCATATATACCTGGCTTGAAGAAGATGGACAGGCCAAAATCGATGGCCTTCAGGGGCGAGTCCTCCTTTTGATTGATAAACAAGAAATTCTCCGGCTTAAGATCCCTGTGCATCACGCCGAGCGAGTGGCACGCCTCGACGACGCCGACTATCACCCTGGCCAGCTGCGCGGCCGCCTTCTCGGAATAGTGCCCCCTCTGGATGATCCTGTCGAAAAGTTCGCCACC
It encodes:
- the LOC136478163 gene encoding calcium-dependent protein kinase 11-like — translated: MGNTCVGPSATGRNGFLANVTLWRPRGDDPAAAPALPPPSSPASDKAPDPVTIPESEHSSHHSSRSTDLPPPAPASQPQAQDNPPAKKPAPKVKRVQSAGLLADSVLKRDVNTARLKDLYTIGKKLGQGQFGTTYLCAEKATGREFACKSIAKRKLLTEEDVDDVRREIQIMHHLAGHANVVSIIGAYEDAVAVQLVMELCAGGELFDRIIQRGHYSEKAAAQLARVIVGVVEACHSLGVMHRDLKPENFLFINQKEDSPLKAIDFGLSIFFKPGEMFTDVVGSPYYVAPEVLLKYYGREVDVWSAGVIIYILLSGVPPFWDESEQGIFEQVLKGDLDFSSEPWPSISESAKDLVRKMLIRDPKKRLTAHEALCHPWVCVDGVAPDKPLDSAVLSRLKQFSAMNKLKKMALRVIAESLSEEEIAGLKEMFKMLDTDNSGHITMEELKTGLQRVGANLMDSEINALMEAADIDNSGTIDYGEFIAATLHINKVEKEDKLFAAFSYFDKDGSGYITQDELQKACEEFGIGDTRLEDIIGDIDQDNDGRIDYNEFVAMMQKGDNPLGRKGHQSNANFGLGDALKLR